In a single window of the Acidobacteriota bacterium genome:
- a CDS encoding Crp/Fnr family transcriptional regulator, producing the protein MHDQIRAAELFNGLSAGRVQRLAAIGRVLTLRSGEYLFLLGDSAQYASVVTSGLVDLCCPISFGGVVKDITVEAAGPGKTVGWSALVKPFRFTLSARAARASEVIAFARPELLQVFAGDPEIERVVLGRVSELMANRLTMFQALWMRELLRTFSPGGQGSTA; encoded by the coding sequence ATGCATGACCAGATCAGGGCGGCCGAACTGTTCAATGGACTGAGCGCCGGCAGGGTCCAACGCCTGGCCGCGATTGGCAGGGTTTTGACGCTGCGCAGCGGCGAGTACCTGTTCCTGCTCGGAGACAGCGCGCAGTATGCCAGCGTCGTCACGAGCGGACTGGTTGATCTGTGCTGTCCCATCAGTTTCGGTGGCGTCGTCAAGGACATCACCGTCGAGGCTGCAGGGCCCGGCAAGACCGTCGGCTGGTCCGCCCTGGTCAAGCCGTTCCGCTTCACATTGTCGGCGAGGGCGGCTCGGGCCTCGGAGGTGATCGCCTTCGCACGGCCGGAGCTGCTGCAGGTGTTCGCGGGCGATCCTGAGATCGAACGTGTCGTGCTCGGCCGGGTCTCTGAGTTGATGGCGAACCGCCTCACGATGTTTCAGGCGCTCTGGATGCGGGAACTGCTGCGGACGTTCAGCCCCGGCGGACAGGGCTCGACGGCCTAG
- a CDS encoding sigma-54 dependent transcriptional regulator: MTHPTIDIRVLLVDDDAAFRRAMGGELARRGYRVDTRTSGRDTMDPAASADVDVILLDLRLPDIDGLEVLRDLRARNVPAGIVVLTGHGTIDTAVKAIQMGAHDYLEKPCPIAKLEMAIQKTHEHVRLLKRQRVLEDGYAAPDRAVDIIGGSAANQKLLETVARIAKTDSITLILGETGVGKELVATLLHTQSGRRDAPFVAVNCAALHDELFQSEVFGHEKGAFTGAHRLKHGLFEVANGGTIFLDEVGETSPESQAKLLRVLETGRFRRLGSSRETLVDVRVVAATNRDLTQATARGHFREDLYYRLATFTVTIPPLRARPEDVPDLVEHFIGRFNRRFSCSKRVDEAAMEILQRHTWPGNVRELIHVIEQSVVLCDGDVIRVEDLPVGIRPTGDDQTPQVSGDEIPSLREVQRRHIQWVLEKMAGNRAKAAHALRMSERTFYRLLERHRGSTPVPGGPADRHANREP; the protein is encoded by the coding sequence ATGACCCACCCGACTATCGATATTCGTGTGCTCCTGGTCGACGACGACGCCGCCTTCAGACGCGCGATGGGGGGGGAGCTGGCCCGCCGGGGCTACCGCGTCGACACCCGCACGTCCGGCCGCGACACGATGGACCCCGCCGCAAGCGCGGACGTGGATGTCATCCTTCTCGACCTGCGGCTCCCGGACATCGACGGCCTCGAGGTGCTCAGGGACCTTCGCGCACGCAACGTCCCCGCCGGCATTGTCGTGCTCACCGGCCACGGGACGATCGACACGGCGGTCAAGGCGATCCAGATGGGGGCACACGACTACCTCGAGAAGCCGTGCCCGATCGCCAAGCTGGAGATGGCAATCCAGAAGACCCACGAGCACGTGCGCCTGCTCAAACGCCAGCGCGTGCTCGAAGACGGCTATGCGGCTCCCGACAGGGCTGTCGACATCATCGGCGGGAGCGCCGCCAACCAGAAACTCCTCGAGACGGTCGCCCGAATCGCCAAGACCGACTCCATCACGCTCATCCTGGGCGAAACCGGCGTGGGCAAGGAGCTGGTGGCCACGCTGCTCCACACGCAGAGCGGGCGGCGCGACGCACCCTTTGTGGCGGTCAACTGCGCGGCGCTCCATGATGAACTGTTCCAGAGCGAGGTCTTCGGACACGAGAAGGGCGCCTTCACCGGGGCCCATCGCCTGAAGCACGGGCTGTTCGAGGTCGCCAACGGCGGAACGATCTTCCTCGACGAGGTCGGCGAAACCAGCCCCGAATCGCAGGCTAAGCTGCTGCGCGTGCTCGAGACCGGCCGGTTCCGCCGGCTCGGCAGCAGCCGCGAGACCCTCGTCGACGTGCGTGTCGTAGCCGCGACCAATCGTGACCTCACCCAGGCGACGGCGCGCGGTCACTTCCGGGAGGATCTCTACTACAGGCTGGCGACGTTTACCGTGACGATTCCGCCGTTGCGCGCGCGGCCAGAGGATGTTCCTGATCTGGTCGAGCACTTTATCGGACGGTTCAACCGGCGGTTCTCATGTTCGAAACGCGTGGACGAGGCTGCCATGGAGATCCTGCAGAGGCACACGTGGCCGGGCAACGTGCGGGAGCTCATCCATGTCATTGAGCAGAGCGTCGTGCTCTGCGATGGCGACGTCATCCGCGTCGAAGACCTTCCCGTCGGGATTCGGCCGACCGGAGATGACCAGACGCCACAGGTGAGCGGCGACGAGATTCCCTCGCTTCGAGAGGTCCAGCGCCGGCACATCCAGTGGGTACTGGAAAAGATGGCAGGAAACCGTGCGAAGGCGGCGCACGCGCTGCGGATGTCCGAACGGACCTTCTACAGACTTCTTGAGCGGCACCGGGGTAGCACACCTGTTCCGGGCGGCCCTGCCGACCGCCACGCGAATCGGGAACCCTGA
- a CDS encoding ATP-binding protein produces MRRLRLPEVERLSARIAIGIGLLVIVPLASGLYLLSRVQYDHAVDARRVAADLENRLIEAALRHSMVERDTTLMAGTLQAVGREPEIIRAMVVDHNGVVKFSSRPAEVGSQTPPTSPTCLVCHAETAASRQRWVLLKEGGVDLLRSVRPIENGPECHRCHDPAVKLRGMLVLDVSLAQVQARFRWDLRWLGGATAVVTFLMLGGAGWHLRRIVLSRLAKFRQTARAIAGGALGERADTSGNDVIAALATDFNAMADATSRLIREISEREQQMAGVLNSLDDGLIVLNREFTIVAANRPIAKWIGAHPEMLRGQSCRHVMGHALPCQEDPDCPTARCLTTGRLEQTTYRLPASDEGGERVFEVYASPVYTDGGVVGQVVEAWRDITERVREEEHLAEIERLSSLGVLASGLSHEVNTPLATTLTCSEAIIDQLQDAGEGGVAPETIESIRDSAYVIREQVLRCRTMTEQFLRFARGIPPETEPIDLRQVVDDVIALARPTAREAGVEIVAEGEASIPIVSANTEVVQHVVLNLLVNAIESCANAGGRVVVRFVTDTDVRVQIRDNGCGIPPEVQRHLFEPFRTKKPRGTGLGLFLSRTFMRRFHGDVRLVESRVGAGSCIEVVFPFSIAEAP; encoded by the coding sequence ATGAGACGGCTGCGCCTTCCCGAAGTGGAGCGGCTCTCCGCGCGAATCGCGATTGGGATCGGCCTGCTCGTGATTGTCCCGCTGGCCAGCGGGTTGTACCTGCTGTCCAGGGTGCAGTACGATCACGCCGTCGACGCGCGCCGAGTCGCGGCCGATCTCGAAAACCGACTCATCGAGGCCGCCCTGCGCCACTCGATGGTCGAGCGGGACACGACGCTGATGGCCGGCACCCTGCAGGCTGTCGGGCGTGAACCCGAAATCATCCGCGCGATGGTGGTCGATCACAACGGCGTCGTCAAGTTCTCGAGCCGGCCAGCCGAGGTCGGCAGCCAGACGCCCCCGACCTCTCCCACCTGTCTCGTGTGCCACGCGGAGACGGCGGCGAGCCGGCAGCGGTGGGTGCTGCTGAAAGAAGGTGGCGTTGACCTGCTTCGATCGGTGAGGCCGATCGAGAATGGACCCGAGTGCCACCGATGTCACGACCCGGCCGTCAAGCTGAGGGGCATGCTCGTGCTCGACGTGTCGCTGGCCCAGGTCCAGGCGCGGTTCCGCTGGGACCTGAGATGGCTGGGCGGCGCAACAGCCGTCGTCACGTTCCTCATGCTGGGCGGAGCGGGATGGCACCTCCGCAGGATCGTACTCTCGCGCCTGGCGAAATTCAGGCAGACCGCACGCGCGATCGCGGGCGGCGCGCTCGGCGAGCGGGCGGATACCTCCGGAAATGATGTCATTGCCGCGCTCGCGACCGACTTCAATGCGATGGCCGATGCCACGTCGCGACTGATCCGCGAGATCAGCGAACGCGAGCAGCAGATGGCGGGCGTCCTTAACAGTCTCGACGACGGTCTGATCGTGCTCAACCGGGAGTTCACGATCGTCGCGGCCAATCGTCCCATCGCCAAGTGGATCGGCGCGCATCCTGAAATGCTGCGTGGCCAATCGTGCCGCCACGTCATGGGCCACGCGTTGCCATGCCAGGAAGACCCCGACTGCCCGACGGCTCGCTGCCTCACGACCGGTCGTCTCGAACAGACCACCTACCGCCTGCCAGCGTCCGACGAAGGCGGAGAACGCGTCTTCGAGGTGTACGCGTCGCCCGTCTACACCGATGGCGGCGTGGTCGGCCAGGTGGTCGAGGCGTGGCGCGACATCACTGAGCGGGTACGCGAGGAAGAACACCTAGCCGAGATCGAGCGGCTCTCCTCGCTCGGCGTCCTGGCGTCGGGCCTGTCGCACGAAGTGAACACGCCGCTGGCGACGACGCTCACCTGCTCGGAGGCGATCATCGACCAGCTCCAGGACGCGGGCGAGGGTGGCGTGGCGCCCGAAACCATCGAGTCGATTCGCGACAGCGCGTACGTCATTCGCGAACAGGTCCTCAGGTGCCGGACGATGACGGAGCAGTTCCTGAGGTTTGCCCGCGGCATTCCGCCCGAAACCGAACCCATCGATCTCCGGCAGGTGGTTGACGACGTGATCGCGCTCGCCCGACCGACGGCGCGCGAGGCCGGCGTCGAGATCGTGGCCGAGGGGGAGGCATCGATCCCCATCGTCTCGGCCAATACCGAGGTCGTGCAGCACGTCGTCCTCAATCTGCTCGTCAACGCGATTGAGTCGTGCGCGAATGCCGGCGGCAGGGTCGTCGTGCGGTTTGTCACCGACACCGACGTCCGCGTGCAGATTCGCGACAACGGATGCGGAATCCCGCCCGAGGTGCAACGACATCTGTTCGAGCCCTTTCGGACAAAGAAGCCGCGCGGTACGGGCCTCGGCCTGTTCCTGTCACGCACGTTCATGCGGCGCTTCCACGGCGACGTGCGCCTGGTCGAGAGCCGCGTTGGCGCCGGGTCATGCATCGAAGTCGTGTTTCCCTTCTCCATCGCCGAGGCACCGTAA
- the ttcA gene encoding tRNA 2-thiocytidine(32) synthetase TtcA, with protein MSYRNTLEARLARKVTRAITEYDLIGDGDRVIVGLSGGKDSWALMQILDVLRQRAPIAFSLVAVTVDSGYADFQYDAISRACAERGWEHHVEHTNIGETIDDLLDPADTPCSLCARFRRGVLYRLAARFGATKIALGHHSDDFIETVLLNLLFAGALKAMPARLVSDKGQHVVVRPLVLVSEDDARAYAKQSGLPIVGCCCPSCGDLGLQRQRVKRLIFELEREHPGVKSSMLRALSNVVSSHLLDKRLNPPASLAATVASLDVAS; from the coding sequence ATGTCGTATCGCAACACGCTCGAAGCGCGGCTGGCACGCAAGGTCACGCGCGCCATCACGGAATACGACCTCATCGGCGATGGCGACCGTGTGATAGTCGGCTTGTCGGGAGGCAAAGACAGTTGGGCGCTCATGCAGATTCTGGACGTGCTGCGCCAGCGCGCCCCGATCGCCTTCAGCCTGGTCGCGGTGACAGTTGATTCCGGCTACGCCGACTTCCAGTACGACGCGATCAGCCGCGCCTGCGCGGAACGGGGCTGGGAGCACCACGTCGAGCACACCAACATTGGCGAGACCATTGACGACCTGCTCGATCCGGCCGATACGCCGTGTTCGCTGTGTGCGCGCTTTCGTCGGGGAGTGCTGTATCGACTGGCGGCGCGTTTCGGGGCCACCAAAATCGCACTCGGTCATCACAGTGACGATTTCATCGAAACGGTTCTGCTGAATCTGCTGTTTGCGGGCGCCTTGAAGGCTATGCCCGCTCGCCTCGTCTCCGACAAGGGACAACACGTGGTCGTGCGACCGCTGGTGCTGGTGAGCGAGGATGACGCACGCGCGTATGCCAAACAGTCCGGGCTGCCGATCGTCGGCTGCTGCTGCCCCTCGTGCGGGGACCTGGGACTTCAACGTCAGCGCGTGAAACGGCTCATCTTCGAACTCGAGCGCGAACACCCGGGCGTTAAATCGTCGATGCTTCGGGCGCTGTCGAACGTCGTCTCGAGCCATCTGCTCGACAAGCGACTGAATCCTCCCGCCAGCCTGGCCGCCACGGTCGCGTCTCTGGACGTCGCGTCGTGA
- the dapF gene encoding diaminopimelate epimerase translates to MPIDIAKAHAYGNDFLYVKVAGWDSRDWASTAREMCQRQTGLGADGLILYQAGSPRPRMRLLNADGSPAEISGNGVRGLAALLSWQAVQEGLDAPKEWVIDTDAGAKRLTLLSYDGTRFTFRAAMGEPTDIQQMTLDVGGERVGVVTLRVGNPQCVVLEAVLDDERYRRLGPLLERHQAFPQGTNVSFARVAGPDRVDILIWERGVGPTLASGTGACGAAVAAMTYGGCTREVDVVAPGGVQRVAWTSAGIELTGWAAVVWTGQWLG, encoded by the coding sequence ATGCCGATTGACATCGCCAAAGCCCACGCATACGGAAACGATTTTCTGTATGTGAAGGTCGCTGGATGGGACAGTCGCGACTGGGCCTCGACGGCCCGGGAAATGTGCCAGCGCCAGACCGGACTAGGCGCCGACGGCCTGATCCTCTATCAGGCTGGATCGCCGAGGCCTCGGATGCGACTGCTGAACGCCGATGGAAGTCCGGCAGAGATCTCCGGGAACGGCGTTCGTGGCCTCGCGGCCCTCTTGTCCTGGCAGGCTGTGCAAGAGGGTCTGGATGCGCCGAAGGAATGGGTGATTGACACCGATGCCGGGGCCAAACGCCTGACGTTGCTTTCGTACGACGGCACGCGCTTTACATTCCGGGCGGCCATGGGCGAACCGACGGACATCCAGCAGATGACGCTCGATGTCGGAGGGGAGCGCGTGGGCGTCGTGACGCTTCGCGTGGGAAATCCGCAGTGTGTGGTGCTCGAAGCGGTTCTGGATGACGAGCGGTACCGGCGTCTCGGTCCGCTGCTCGAGCGGCATCAGGCGTTCCCTCAGGGCACCAACGTCAGTTTTGCCAGGGTGGCCGGTCCCGATCGCGTCGACATCCTGATCTGGGAGCGGGGCGTGGGGCCGACGCTCGCCTCGGGAACCGGGGCGTGCGGGGCCGCCGTGGCCGCGATGACATACGGGGGCTGCACCAGGGAAGTCGACGTGGTCGCGCCTGGGGGCGTGCAGCGCGTGGCCTGGACCAGCGCAGGGATCGAGCTGACGGGTTGGGCCGCCGTTGTGTGGACAGGCCAATGGCTCGGGTAG
- the radC gene encoding DNA repair protein RadC: MQHLTNRDRPREKLERLGAPALGDNELLAVILGSGTSDMDSLAMANAILETVGGVHGLIKASLDDLCRVQGVGAARAAQMLASLEFGRRTLLKAPPVRPRLATPKDVALHLLPEFGARAVEQFGIVLVDARHQLLRTRILSVGTVDRSVVHPREVFREAVSARATGIVLFHNHPSGDPEPSPDDVALTRRMVEAGELMGIEVIDHLILTETRYLSFRDLGRLR, encoded by the coding sequence GTGCAACACCTGACGAACCGTGACCGTCCCCGCGAGAAACTTGAACGGCTCGGTGCTCCGGCCCTCGGCGACAACGAACTGCTCGCGGTCATCCTGGGCTCAGGCACGAGCGACATGGACTCGCTGGCCATGGCCAACGCCATCCTCGAGACGGTTGGTGGAGTCCACGGACTTATCAAGGCCAGTCTCGACGACCTCTGCCGTGTGCAGGGCGTTGGCGCGGCGCGGGCAGCGCAGATGCTGGCATCGCTCGAGTTTGGCCGACGCACGCTGCTCAAGGCGCCACCTGTGAGGCCGCGTCTCGCAACGCCCAAAGACGTCGCCCTCCACCTCCTTCCCGAATTCGGTGCCCGCGCCGTCGAACAGTTTGGGATTGTGCTGGTCGACGCCAGGCACCAGTTGCTGCGCACCCGCATCCTGTCGGTCGGAACGGTCGACCGCAGCGTCGTCCATCCCCGGGAAGTGTTTCGCGAGGCGGTGTCGGCCCGCGCAACCGGCATCGTTCTGTTCCATAATCATCCATCGGGGGATCCCGAGCCGAGCCCGGACGACGTGGCACTCACCAGAAGGATGGTGGAGGCGGGCGAGTTGATGGGCATCGAGGTGATCGACCACTTGATTCTGACGGAGACCCGATATCTGAGCTTCAGGGATCTCGGACGTCTCAGGTAG
- the larC gene encoding nickel pincer cofactor biosynthesis protein LarC, with the protein MGNLLYLDCSSGVSGDMLLGALIDMGLPVERLQAALAGILPAGCSLQASRVQRSGISATQFTVVEPVGAGHDAHHAHRHLSQIVALIEGTPLPVSVRNKAIELFRRLGTIEADIHGIPVEQVHFHEVGALDSIVDIVGAVWAIEQLDVSQVVSSPLNVGAGTVETSHGRLPVPAPATLRLLEGTPVYSSGTPMELVTPTGALLVTGHAASFGPMPAMTVRQMGYGAGSREIKGHPNVLRAVMGETQDTGAQSTVAVLECNIDDMNPQVFGYLLDRLYGLGALEVFYTPIQMKKSRPGTLVTVITPVHVRDAALDVLFQETTTIGVRHQEMLRECLNREWITVSTKFGAVRVKVAKRGARVTNAAPEFEDCARLAAEQKVPAKDVHAAAVSAYLELEKPGTRVK; encoded by the coding sequence ATGGGCAACCTGCTGTATCTCGATTGTTCGTCTGGCGTGTCGGGCGACATGCTCCTCGGCGCGCTCATCGACATGGGCCTGCCGGTCGAGCGCCTCCAGGCGGCGCTGGCGGGCATTCTTCCGGCGGGCTGTTCACTGCAGGCCTCGCGCGTGCAACGCTCAGGTATCTCGGCCACGCAGTTCACCGTGGTTGAGCCGGTCGGCGCGGGCCATGACGCTCATCACGCGCATCGCCACCTCTCGCAGATCGTGGCGCTCATCGAGGGGACGCCACTCCCGGTGTCCGTCAGGAACAAGGCCATCGAGCTGTTCCGACGTCTCGGCACGATCGAGGCCGACATCCACGGCATTCCTGTTGAACAGGTGCACTTTCACGAGGTGGGCGCGCTCGATTCGATTGTCGACATCGTGGGCGCTGTGTGGGCGATCGAGCAGTTGGACGTATCGCAGGTGGTGTCGTCGCCGTTGAACGTGGGCGCGGGCACGGTCGAAACGTCGCATGGACGCTTGCCCGTGCCGGCACCAGCGACGCTGCGCCTGCTGGAGGGGACGCCGGTGTATTCGAGCGGAACGCCCATGGAACTGGTGACCCCGACCGGGGCGCTGCTGGTGACAGGCCACGCCGCTTCGTTTGGCCCGATGCCGGCGATGACCGTCAGGCAGATGGGCTATGGCGCCGGAAGCCGCGAGATCAAGGGACACCCGAACGTACTCCGCGCGGTGATGGGGGAGACACAGGACACCGGGGCGCAGTCGACGGTTGCGGTCCTCGAGTGCAATATCGACGACATGAACCCGCAGGTGTTTGGGTACCTGCTTGATCGGCTCTACGGGTTGGGCGCACTCGAAGTCTTCTATACGCCCATCCAGATGAAGAAGAGCAGGCCAGGCACGCTGGTCACGGTGATCACGCCCGTCCACGTGCGCGATGCGGCACTCGACGTGCTGTTCCAGGAGACGACCACGATTGGCGTGCGCCATCAGGAAATGCTCCGCGAATGCCTCAACCGGGAGTGGATCACCGTGTCGACGAAGTTCGGCGCGGTTCGGGTCAAGGTCGCGAAACGGGGTGCGCGCGTCACCAACGCGGCGCCAGAGTTCGAGGATTGCGCGCGGCTGGCTGCTGAACAGAAGGTCCCCGCCAAGGACGTGCACGCCGCGGCGGTCAGCGCGTATCTGGAATTGGAAAAGCCCGGGACGCGGGTGAAGTAG
- a CDS encoding TatD family hydrolase — translation MVDSHCHLADEVFIADVADVVARAKAAGLLEALCVLDASDPAEFTRAHGVCEQWSRIRLAAGVHPHRAGAFAGEPVRAADLVRSRLDQEPLVRAIGEIGLDYHYTYAPRDVQIAVFSAQVALARERDLPVIIHTREADSDTIRVIEEIGQGCVRGVFHCFSGDRDLALKAIAMGFHVSFSGIVTFQKADRVREAAEVVPLDRLLVETDSPYLAPVPHRGKRNEPAWVVRVAEAVAAIHKVSPGELSEAVTRNYRDLFRP, via the coding sequence ATGGTCGACTCGCATTGTCACCTCGCCGACGAGGTCTTCATCGCGGATGTTGCCGACGTGGTGGCACGCGCGAAGGCGGCGGGCCTGCTCGAAGCGCTCTGCGTCCTGGACGCATCCGATCCGGCTGAATTCACCAGAGCGCACGGGGTGTGCGAACAGTGGAGCCGGATCCGGCTGGCCGCCGGTGTGCACCCGCATCGAGCGGGGGCGTTCGCCGGGGAGCCTGTGCGCGCGGCCGACCTGGTACGATCGCGGCTGGATCAGGAGCCGCTGGTCCGCGCGATCGGCGAAATCGGCCTCGACTATCACTACACGTACGCGCCGCGCGATGTTCAAATCGCCGTGTTCTCGGCGCAGGTGGCGCTGGCGCGGGAACGCGATCTACCCGTGATCATCCACACACGCGAAGCCGACAGCGACACGATTCGCGTCATCGAGGAGATCGGCCAGGGTTGCGTGCGCGGCGTGTTTCACTGCTTCTCGGGCGATCGGGACCTGGCCCTGAAGGCGATCGCCATGGGTTTCCATGTGTCGTTCTCCGGCATCGTGACGTTTCAGAAGGCGGATCGTGTGCGAGAGGCGGCAGAGGTGGTACCCCTGGATCGGCTGCTCGTCGAAACCGACAGTCCGTATCTCGCGCCGGTGCCACACCGGGGGAAACGAAACGAGCCGGCTTGGGTCGTTCGGGTCGCCGAGGCCGTCGCCGCGATTCATAAGGTGAGTCCGGGAGAGCTCTCGGAAGCGGTCACCCGGAACTACCGAGACCTCTTCCGCCCGTAG
- a CDS encoding polyprenyl synthetase family protein: MSGRAKIVKNTALDLTHIFEPIREDLERVDAEFGRHVQSQVELIPRIGKYIQSSGGKRVRPAVLLMAARLCGYRGDRAVLYASVVEFVHTATLVHDDIIDDSNMRRGRLAVHSQWGNDVTVLLGDYLYIKSMALALTHDELDIIRLLCDVTLRMIEGELYQLTKNGDPDLTEEEHFEIIRRKTAYLFSGCARIGGMLAKASPERVAALGEYGFKMGVAFQLVDDLLDLTGSVERLGKPVGSDLREGKITLPVIHLLKKADAATGDLVREVVRDRELPHERWEAISRKLVEHHAIEDAYARAVTFVEEAKQALQVFPPSPEREALMALPDYVLSRDR; the protein is encoded by the coding sequence ATGAGCGGACGCGCCAAAATCGTGAAGAACACCGCTCTCGACCTCACCCACATCTTCGAACCCATCCGTGAAGACCTCGAGCGGGTCGACGCGGAATTCGGCCGGCACGTCCAGTCGCAGGTCGAATTGATCCCCCGCATCGGCAAGTACATCCAGTCGAGCGGCGGGAAACGGGTCCGACCCGCGGTGCTGTTGATGGCGGCGCGGCTCTGCGGCTATCGGGGCGATCGCGCCGTGCTCTATGCCTCGGTGGTCGAGTTCGTCCATACGGCGACGCTCGTGCACGACGACATCATCGACGATTCGAACATGCGCCGGGGCCGCCTTGCCGTGCATTCGCAGTGGGGCAATGACGTCACGGTGCTGCTCGGCGACTACCTCTACATCAAGTCGATGGCCCTCGCGCTCACCCACGACGAGCTTGATATCATCCGCCTCTTGTGTGACGTCACGCTGCGGATGATCGAGGGTGAGTTGTACCAGCTCACCAAGAACGGCGATCCCGATCTGACGGAAGAAGAGCACTTCGAGATCATTCGCCGGAAGACGGCCTATCTGTTCAGCGGGTGCGCCCGGATTGGCGGCATGTTGGCGAAAGCGTCGCCCGAACGAGTGGCGGCGCTTGGCGAATATGGATTCAAGATGGGCGTGGCGTTCCAGCTCGTCGACGATCTGCTCGATCTGACCGGCAGTGTCGAGCGGCTGGGGAAGCCAGTTGGAAGCGACCTGCGGGAAGGGAAAATCACGCTACCGGTCATCCACCTGCTGAAGAAGGCCGATGCCGCAACCGGCGACCTGGTCAGGGAGGTCGTGCGTGACCGCGAGTTGCCTCACGAGCGGTGGGAAGCGATCAGTCGCAAGCTGGTCGAGCACCACGCCATCGAGGACGCCTACGCCCGCGCGGTCACCTTTGTCGAGGAAGCGAAGCAGGCGCTTCAGGTGTTCCCGCCCAGCCCGGAACGGGAGGCCTTGATGGCTCTTCCGGACTACGTGCTGTCCAGGGACCGGTAG